From Ignavibacteriales bacterium:
TGAAACGGTATAGATGGGCTCGCTTCGGGAAGAAGCAAAGAGTATCAATCCGTCTCTGTTCCAAGATCCACCGAGACCGTAGTTTGCGACGCATATGTCTTTGACCACCCCACTCTCGACGTCGATTCTCTTCAGCATTGAGCCCGAGAAGAAGCCGATAGACTGACCATCAGGTGACCAGAACGGGTACGACGCGCCTTCTGTATTGTTCAGGGCTCGACCTACGAGCTCATCGGTCTTGCGAATCCACAGGTATTTTAGGTCATTGCGCTGGCGTATCACGTACGCGATGCGACGACTGTCAGGCGATAACGCCGGAGGCCCGGCATGCGCACCAACAAAATAGAACTGGCAGTTCTCAGGCCTAGTTAGTTCCCCCAAAATGGGAAATGGTGTTTCTTTGGTTTCCTTGGAGAGTTCGCGAAACGTAAGATAGATGACGATGCAGAGCAACGCCGCCGAGATTGCCATCCATGTCTGCCGGGATCGATATCTTGGCGATCTGGAACCAGGATACATCTTTGAAAGCGACGGGCTGTCTCCACGCCCTGTGTGGGAGTACGATCCGCTCATCTGCCTTAACGTCTTCATCTCCCGCTTGATGTGCCGGCAATCAACGGAGACATCCTTCACGGCCTGATACCGCTCCTCAGGATCTTTTTCGAGGCACTTCGTCACAAGCTGCTGTATCTCCGGATCGATGTCCGATGTACCGTTGGTCAGAGGCGGTGGATCGGCACTCATGATCTCGTACAACAATGCCCCTTCGTGTTCCCCCTTGAACGGCGGATTGCCGGTGAGCATCTCGTAGAGAAGAACACCGAGCGACCAAATGTCTGACCGCGCGTCGCTCTCCTGGCCCTGAACCTGTTCGGGGGCCATGTACGAAAGCGTACCGACTGTAGCTCCTGTTTGCGTCAGTTTCGTTTCGCCTTTGAGTTTTGCCAGACCGAAGTCGAGGATCTTGGCAATTCCTTCTTTCGTCACGAGCACGTTTGCCGGCTTGATGTCCCGGTGGATGATCTCTGCGGCGTGAGCTTTGGCGAGGCCGTCTGCGATCTGCGCAGCGAGCTCGAGTGCCTGTTCCGCTTTCAATCGCCCGCGGGCGATTTTCTTCTTCAGCGTCTCCCCTTCATAGAACGACATTACGATGTACGTGTCTCCATCGTCTGTCTGCCCGATATCATGAACAGCACAGATATTCGGATGCTCGATCTTGGACGCTGCCTGCGCTTCGTGGAGAAAACGGGTTTTGGCTTGCTGGTCGGAGGTCAGTTCAGACGGAAGAAATTTTAGCGCCACAATGCGCTTGAGGGTAATGTCCTCGGCTTTGTAGACAACGCCCATCCCCCCACCACCGAGCTTCTCGAGGATTTTGTAGTGAGAGATGATCGCCCCGATCATAGGTTTTTCCTTTGATGAGAATCGGGACTGCGTGTGAATGCAGCAATGCTATGGCAGGAACTGGATCAGTGCATCGGACCTCGAGTAACGACCCGGGTGGGTCATCGGACGGCGCTTGATACGGTACAATTCTCCACATTTCGCGTGACAAAGTCAATCGCGGAAAGTACCGACAAGAACCTGTTGCGGGAAGTACCGACAAGAATCTGCCCTGTTCCATTAGTTGAACAGCGGGATTCCGGTGTCGATTACGGGACAGCGAGGCAGAGAAAGCATCCGCAGGAAAAAGCCATATTCCGTCTGGGCAAGATCTAAGGAAGAAACCTTAGCAGGAGAATGAGACTAAAAAGGCTCTATTACCTTGCAGATCCGCTGCAATCGGGCGCGCAAATATCGAGATGGGCCACCTGGGCAAGAGAAGGACCGATCGCCACCAGGATCATCGAAAGAAATTCGGAGATCGCCCCTTGGATGATCTTTTTCAGTTGTCAAGTATCAAGACGCCGAGTTTCAGGTTATCGACATACTTGAATTTGACTTTCTGCACCAGACCCCGTGTCAGTGCTTTCGCAGCTTCGGGTAAAACACCCAAATTGCGACAGCTGCTGCGAGTGCGATCAACCCGTTGATGATGACTGTTTCGGCCAAACCGAACCGGGCCGCCAGCTCACCGGACCAAAGTGCACCGATAGGCATGAAGCCGAAAAAGATCCATGTGTAAGCTCCCATCACACGACCACGGAGGTGTTCGGGTGTCGAGGTCTGGACGAGTGCGTTCGCGAGATTCATCACCATGATTGTTCCTACGCCGATGCCGGCCATCACCACGTATGAAGCAGGCAGCCAGTGAATGGTGGCGAACACGAGCAGGAGTACGGGAGCAAGGAACGTTCCAAACGTCACCAGTTTCCCACGATACGTAATCCGCCCAAGCGTCGCGATCACCAGCGCCCCCATCAGTGAACCCATACCGCGGGCCGAGTTGAGAAAACCGTTCGTCGTCGCATCACCGCCGAGGATGGTCACGGACCAGGCAGGGATCAGCGTCGTGAGCGAAAGCGTGAACAAGCTGTTCAATGCGACAATGCCGATAATCACGCGTATGAGGTCGTGACGAACAACGTAGAGAATCCCCTCTTTGAATTTTCCTTCTCCCTCACCCTCAGCAGGTGGGACATGCGGCTTGAGCTTCATCATCTGCAGCGCGATGATGACAGCAATGAACGAAACGCCATTGATTGTGAAGCACCATGCCGGACCAAATAACGCGTATGTTATCCCGGCAACCGCAGGACCAATCGCCGTGGCCGTGTGGAACATCGTCGCATTGAGCGCTATTGCGTTGGTCAGATATTCGCTGTCGACCATCTCACCAACGAATGCCTGGCGGGCCGGAGCATCGAACGCATTGGCAGTGCCCAGTCCGAACGAAAGAAGGACAACATGCCAGGGCTGGACAACGTGCAGGAAAGTCAGGGCGGCGAGTATAAACGCGAACAGCATCATGGCCGTTTGCGTGATGATCATCAGCTTGCGGCGCGACATTCGGTCGGCGACAACGCCGCCATACAGCGTCAGGAGCCAGGCGGGAATCCCGGATGCAAATCCGACATAGCCGAGATAGGCGGGAGAATGGGTCAGCTCATAGATCAAGAACCCCTGAGCCGTGGTCTGCATCCACGTACCGAAGAGTGAGACTATCTGTCCCTGAAACCAGAGGCGGTAATTGGGAAACTGCAGAGCTGCAAACGTCTGATCCCTTCTCAATCTTCTAACGGGCTGACTTTCGCTTTGCTTCTGCTTTTTCGTCCACCTGCTTGAACTCATCTTACAAAGACCTTTCCCACGGCGGATGATCTCACGCACACACACCAAGGGGCTAAGCTGGATCCAAAAAACCAGCTTTGCTGTCTTGCTTGCCCCGACGTTCTTGTCGGGGGCGGCTTTGCGTGAGGATTCTTGAGATGAGTTCTAGTCATAGAATCCAAATTCATGAGCAGCTTCGTACATCGCCACAATATTTTCAGGAGGCACACCAGGCTGGATGTTGTGCACGTTGTTGAAGATGTATCCACCGCCAGGCCTGAAGATTTCCACGTTCTTCTTCACCTCCAGCCGAACTACCTCAGGAGATGCGAACGGCAGAACGCGCTGGGAATCGATTCCTCCTCCCCAGAAGACGAGGTTTTTACCATACTTCAATTTCAGCGCCTTCGGATCCATTCCCCGTGTGTTGATTTGAACGGGGTTCAGTATGTCGACACCCATCTCAATGAGGTCGGGAATGTAGACCGAACAATCACCGCATGTGTGATACCAAATCTTTGCCTTCGTGCGCTCTTTGATCGTGTCGATGACCTTCTGCTGACGCGGACGGACAACGTCCCGATAGAACTGGGGTGAAAACATCGGACCGTCCTGACCAGTAAGATCGTCTCCAATCATGATGATATCCAGCACATCTCCCACTTCGCCAAGGAAACCTTTCATCCACTCCACCCAGTAGTGAGACGTGCGATCGAGAAGTGCTTCGCAGAACACGCGATCCTCGAGCACGTCAGCGAACCATTGCTCCATCCCGCGCAAATACCAGCAGATCTCGTACGTCACGCCTGAGATTCCGCTCGAGAGGGCATATGGCGTAGTGTTACGCATCGAGAGCGCATGCTCGCGGACGCCGAAGAACCGGGTCGGATTGCCCCCATCCGGAAACGGATACGATTCGAGATCTCGCAAACTCGCCGTGGCGAGCGGATGATGGGAAATGTCCATGTAGAGCATTTGGTCGTCGGGCATTGACCAGACGATCCCAAACTCGTCCTTCAGATCGTGCCAGCGCCTTCCATCCCTGACATGAAGTTCAATATTACCCTTGAATCCATCCGGCCCGTGGGCTGTGACGTAGCGGATGTCGACGTGGAATTTCTGAAGAATGGATTCCGAAGGGATCGCCAGCTGCTGGACCGGATCAAGCGTTCGGATCTCTTCCTGGAAGCCGAGGTGATCCAGGAGCGAGCTGTAGGCTTTCTTGTGGATCCCCGTTTGAAATCCGCCAAGGTCGATGGGGATGCGATCGGGTTCCTCATGATTGAGGGCTTTGATGACCCGTTCGCGGGATGTCATTTTTTCGGTGTGTCGCATTGGCCTTTCGAATGTTCCTGTTCGGCGTAATCAATAATGACTATAAGCGAAATTCTCCGGCAGAATATGCACCAGGGAGTCCAACGTGTATGCGCCCATCACGCCAACACCACCTGCGACGCCCGAGAAGATCGGTTCATCAAGGCGAATTGAATGCGGGTCCCCGTATGAGTGGGTCGCCAAATAGTAGCGATAGAGGTTCCGGTCAGCCTGGAGGAGCTGAACCACGGCTCGATTGAAAATGATTTTTGTCGAGCCATACTTTCTGTATGCAACCTCTATTAGGGTGCGAGAGTACACATTGTTCTTGTGGTTCCCGCTTGCCCGATTGTTTGCAGAGCTGCGCGTGAAATTTGGATAGTTGACGTATGAGTAGTCCTCGCTGTTTGGCAAAGTAAATGCAGTCGGGATTTCAACACGTTCCTCTACCCACTCAGTCCCCTTCAATACCTCATAGTCCACAAAAAGCCGAATTCGGTAGCCGTAGGCCCCGTATCCCAATGTCGTCGAAAGCATGATGCTCGCGTCCTTTTCATATTTTGCCGGTCGATCCAACACAGCCTGTGAGATGGGATCTATATCGAGGGCCGGTTTCATCGGCACCAGAACTGACTCCGACACCGGCCCAAATCCATCTGCCTCAACTCTTAGAATATATGAACCTCCATGATTTGGCTTGAACGAACTTGCAACATACGCTCTCAGCAGAATATCATTCTCGTTGGGGTCAGATCTCGTGAGCGTTGTATCCCTGAGACGAAGCGTCAGTCCCCCCTGGCCAATCGTGACGACCGCGTTTCGAATTGTTTTGTCCGTCGTATCAGCTCCCGGGTCGTAGCCGGCAGGCAGGTAGGTCCTCTCAACTCGAGCGAATTGGACATCACGATCGGTGGAAAGGATCGAAAAGACGACAAGCTTCTTATCCAGATCTCCCCGGGGATCGAAGGGTTGGTTGCAAGCCGATAGAAGACCAACGAAAATACATGAACCAAGGATGGTGAAATTCGAGCGAGACTGGGTCACGTTGGGGCTAAGCATTTTAGACCCTTGCGTGTAGCGTGTAAAAAAGGATGCGGTTCTTCGATAGTTAAACTGTCGAAGTGGGCCCAGGTCCGACAGTCCAACTGTCGGACAACAGCGGGGGGGCTTGTGAATGGGCTCCAGA
This genomic window contains:
- a CDS encoding DUF4249 family protein, with amino-acid sequence MLSPNVTQSRSNFTILGSCIFVGLLSACNQPFDPRGDLDKKLVVFSILSTDRDVQFARVERTYLPAGYDPGADTTDKTIRNAVVTIGQGGLTLRLRDTTLTRSDPNENDILLRAYVASSFKPNHGGSYILRVEADGFGPVSESVLVPMKPALDIDPISQAVLDRPAKYEKDASIMLSTTLGYGAYGYRIRLFVDYEVLKGTEWVEERVEIPTAFTLPNSEDYSYVNYPNFTRSSANNRASGNHKNNVYSRTLIEVAYRKYGSTKIIFNRAVVQLLQADRNLYRYYLATHSYGDPHSIRLDEPIFSGVAGGVGVMGAYTLDSLVHILPENFAYSHY
- a CDS encoding MFS transporter, with translation MSSSRWTKKQKQSESQPVRRLRRDQTFAALQFPNYRLWFQGQIVSLFGTWMQTTAQGFLIYELTHSPAYLGYVGFASGIPAWLLTLYGGVVADRMSRRKLMIITQTAMMLFAFILAALTFLHVVQPWHVVLLSFGLGTANAFDAPARQAFVGEMVDSEYLTNAIALNATMFHTATAIGPAVAGITYALFGPAWCFTINGVSFIAVIIALQMMKLKPHVPPAEGEGEGKFKEGILYVVRHDLIRVIIGIVALNSLFTLSLTTLIPAWSVTILGGDATTNGFLNSARGMGSLMGALVIATLGRITYRGKLVTFGTFLAPVLLLVFATIHWLPASYVVMAGIGVGTIMVMNLANALVQTSTPEHLRGRVMGAYTWIFFGFMPIGALWSGELAARFGLAETVIINGLIALAAAVAIWVFYPKLRKH
- a CDS encoding protein kinase; this encodes MIGAIISHYKILEKLGGGGMGVVYKAEDITLKRIVALKFLPSELTSDQQAKTRFLHEAQAASKIEHPNICAVHDIGQTDDGDTYIVMSFYEGETLKKKIARGRLKAEQALELAAQIADGLAKAHAAEIIHRDIKPANVLVTKEGIAKILDFGLAKLKGETKLTQTGATVGTLSYMAPEQVQGQESDARSDIWSLGVLLYEMLTGNPPFKGEHEGALLYEIMSADPPPLTNGTSDIDPEIQQLVTKCLEKDPEERYQAVKDVSVDCRHIKREMKTLRQMSGSYSHTGRGDSPSLSKMYPGSRSPRYRSRQTWMAISAALLCIVIYLTFRELSKETKETPFPILGELTRPENCQFYFVGAHAGPPALSPDSRRIAYVIRQRNDLKYLWIRKTDELVGRALNNTEGASYPFWSPDGQSIGFFSGSMLKRIDVESGVVKDICVANYGLGGSWNRDGLILFASSRSEPIYTVSEHGGNVVAVTERDSAKKEIYHQYPSFLPDGVHFFFLARTIFTGLGPNPDEICVGSIRSRERKTILKATSNAVFSNGFLLYQNMNNRNLMAVPFDLGALSISGESIPIAEVQINGVDGGGVFAASNSPTLIYQKPPTSSMTRLVIYDRTGREIGAVGGRTMTGGPSVFGQRAAYCDVRFSPDGNKVAYAVVDSLEGLPHIWTYDLLTFEKKRVAYSKGQDRLPVWTRDGKEMFFCSNRNTLSKNCGGGAAFELYRKSLLSGAQEVLIPAWAQYCSIQPFDCSPDGRYLAFVGSANQLHPGNQSDILTLSMDGKNTIRPFLEFEENEWDPRFSPDGKWMAFCSEQTKQSEIYVTPFPGPLNPEPISFQGGQERTGGRGPRWASNGTEIFYLTLDSKLVVAQVKPAGPTMQAVNVTPLFRVSAPSYAGNYDVSRDGSKIIVNSFDESSGPTVILNNWTELLKKR